The genomic window ATAGGATTTCAGGTTTTTCTTTCCTAAACGGTGTGAAAAGCGACCTAAAAAATAAACCATAAACTCTAACATAAACCATAAACTCTACTGTTATTTGACTGTTTCGGGTGTTGTTTATGGAGTTAACAGTTACATTCAGTAGGCCGACAATGTGGGTTAAATCCCATGGCATTCAATTTACAAAATAGGTCTCTTTTTGTAAGGTTCATGTGCTTGTAGACCGGTTTTATATCGATTTCAGGTTTACTGATTTGAATTGTAATTCCCTTTTTATTCGTTAAAGCTTTCATTAGACATCGCGCAATAGCTATCTATCTAGGTTCATTTGCACAACCGCATTTTCAATTATGCTACCGTACTCATttcgcagacgcttttatccaaagcgacgtacaaacaCTGCATATAAAAGTACAACACAGTTCTATAGTTTTGCATTACAGTGGTTTGTGGCAATGAACAGTCTGTTAGCTATTAATAGTAGTTGGTCTGTCTGTTTACATTCACCTCAAACTCCAGTGCGTAGCCATCTTAGATAGCTGGCTAACATAAGTTAGCTCCTTCATAATAACACAACTTGACAAGATGTACTCAACAAATCTGAGATAAGTATATTTTGTGACTTTCATCAAGTAATGCTTACCGCAGTCAATAGAAACGTCCACATACAGCGATCGACAAACCTGTCAAAGATCACCTGCCAAATGCCAAATGAGGGCTGCAGTCAGCTGGCTGAGTTAACTGTGAGGACGTGGATTTTGCCTCTGACAAATAAACGTTAGTTTGTACACGGACAGTGGGACTGATCTTAGAACAGCACTTACAATCTCGTCATTGAGAACGGTCCTGTCAAGCGACATGTGCCACGAGACTGTGTCAAGAAGACTCTCATCGACTGTCATGGTAGTCATACTATTGAGTAACATAGGAAATTACTCGCAGTACGGGTTATGAATTATTGCAAATGTTTGCAAATAAGATGAAGACTCCAAAGCAATCTGGTTCAGTTATTACAAAGATTTAATGTGCATTCCCTGCCAGTTAACACACTTTCATTATATATAGATAACATATCTGTTACAATTTGAAGTGTTTTGGAACAAGGTTTGGAAAACCTGACATAATTTTATGACAAACAACAGTTTAACAGTTACAGACAGCATCAAAGGGATGCGATTTAAAAATTTCGTCTTGAAGAACAGGATGACTCAGTTATCAGTTATTGCTCACTGGAGTATTAGAAAAACTCAACATTGACAAAGGTTTGTTAAGCAGACCAACAATATAATCAATCTTAATATAAGTTATTGTAGCCTAGAATTTACAAGGTACATATTGTACAGTTTAATTCAAGAACTACAACCTAGCTTATGCTCACTACCTTCAAGACAATGGCACCTTCATATGtggcaaaaaaaagaaatgtcatACAATCTTTTTCCAAGTGCCTattctttgtttttttcatgAACGGCAGTTTAAATGTATTTCCAACAAAAAACTGATATTTTACCCCTTCCACCCCTACAAAAAACAGGTAGTTATTGATCAATTGAATCATAGGAGTATAGTATAAGTGCTGTTTGAATAATTAATCTATTAGAAATGCTAGAGAATAGCTGCTTATATAGCATTCCCATCTCTTGTGGATTGTACAGGTTGTTACTGATAttccttcttctctttttttccacttCCAAAGAAGGCTCCTGCCAGGGCGACAATCCCAAAGCCAACCACAGCGGCCACGCCCATCCCCACACCAGCCTTCACAGCCTGacgcacctggaacacacacaaaaacaaattgcAACTACTATGATTTTGTTCTCTGAAGTGATTTGCTGAGTAAACTATAGACATGGACCAGTACTGTGATGAACAGTCCTTAGGGCTTTGAGTCTTGAACCACTCTGAACTCCATCCTGTCCTAATCTACTAGGATCCAGGTCTCGTATAGACCCTATTTAAGTAAATTTAGCATCTTTACCTGGCGAGACTCTGCCTTCCCGTATCTCAGCTCTGTTGCAAAGTGCTCGCAGTTTCCCCTGAAGACACAGTAGGGAAGTTCTGCTCCCACCATCTCCTTTGCCTCTTTTAGGATCAGGTCAACGGGCCTGGGGTCACACTTCTCATCCAGGATATTGTTGATGCACCACTTGTCAGACCCCACTACATCCCAAAgctcctccttcttcaccttGGCCTTGTCGTGCATCACTGACATCATGCTGCTAGCCCCCGCCCCCGGGACTTCAGCTgtagggtgagaggagagatatgAGGGAAGGGGTAGAATCACTCATAATTCAAGTCTCCCTCAGTTGTTCAGGTACCGCTTATGGATTATTCTCATCTTGACCAGTTCGTTCATCTCTCAGATAAGAGATTACTTCAAATTCTTACAGGGAGGTGCCAAGTGAACTACAAAGCCATCTCCAATGTACACAGCCCAATGCTGGTAGTTCCCACGGTCAATCTCAATTAGATCTCCAGGCTCCGGCTTCTCATCATACTATGGCCacatgaagaaaagaaaaaaagtttagaaacaGTTTAAAAATAGCATTTAATTAGTTAAACTATTCAAGTGCCATATATTTACACATCCTAATTTATCAGACTGAAAGACTTAAATGTATTCATAAAAATCGGTTTTACATGATTATTTTAACATTAAATCATAAACTTACTAAAGTTGGGGCCATGAGTGTTCCTCTGGTGTGAAATTTTCAGGTCGACAATGGTTTCGATTTCGAAATCGTTCAGACTGTAAGTAAGAGATCAGCTCATACCAAAGGTAATTTTTTGATTACGAAGCAAATGTTACagctgtaaggccattttgacAAATTAATTTAACAGTAGAAACACACTACTATGCACTGATAGTAACCATGATCACCAGTAGTATTATTTAAAATGCCCTCTGCTCTGGTGAAAGTGACCTCAGACTGAGAATGAGATGGGGCAAATATCTTCAACCGTTTAAACAATCTCTGGTTATCCTAGGATATATTGAATAACTGGAACCAGTGTTTCTACACTAAATACCCcaatatgtttaaaaaaaattgcctACATAATAATGCCGTGACAGCCAGCTAGCTATGTCTACAGTACAATTTCTGTTTTACATCAGCCTCCGTCCTGGAAAGTGGTAGTTGGGTAACGTAACACATAATGACAACATCATAAATCAGAGATTGGTTGGGTAACGTGTGTATCTTAACACATAATGACAAAATCATAAATCGGAGATTAGTAGCTTTTGATTTTCATCTGTAGTTGCTCTCACCTTTGCCTCGGTTAAATGGCGTCAGTTTATCAGTCAGATTCTGTTCTGACTGTAGTAAAGCTGAGACTGCCTGACAGCTCTGAAATCAACAAACCAATAGGCGTTGCCTTCGAATAGCTTTTTTCTGACGTAATTACTTTCCCTGTGATCtttttatgaaaacaaatatatatatatttgatatttttttaattctttttattttacatttacgaGTAACATATCGTGTAACATAACTTATCGTGATCATAAactaaaaaaataatatatgtattttttttcctcGATCCCCAGAGGTAAACTGTGGAATTGTTTGttcccactagatggcagtaatTAAATCAAACGTGTTCTTTCGCTGTTCGCATTTACCATCGAATATAACAAAAGAAGAAGTGTACCATCGAAGAAGCGGGACTTCCGTCTTTGCACCGCCGTTTTGCGATTTTGTCTGAAGTATAATCAAACTACACGACATTTCATGTAAAATATTGAAACATTTTTGTTTG from Osmerus mordax isolate fOsmMor3 chromosome 12, fOsmMor3.pri, whole genome shotgun sequence includes these protein-coding regions:
- the LOC136954390 gene encoding phospholipase A and acyltransferase 3-like → MAPTLYDEKPEPGDLIEIDRGNYQHWAVYIGDGFVVHLAPPSEVPGAGASSMMSVMHDKAKVKKEELWDVVGSDKWCINNILDEKCDPRPVDLILKEAKEMVGAELPYCVFRGNCEHFATELRYGKAESRQVRQAVKAGVGMGVAAVVGFGIVALAGAFFGSGKKEKKEYQ